The DNA region CGTCTAAATTCACCACCTGATCGATGAGATAAAAAtttgttagaacttagaacttCAAAACGAATTAAGGTGTACGGTattaaacaaagagagaacACAGTGAATTGTATTGATGACTAACCCCGCGCATGCATTCTTTGGCAAAATGAGGGAGTTGGCTCTTCCCCTTCAAGCCTCCAAACACAGATCCGATAATTCCTCGACCATCAAACAGCTCCATTGGATGGAGGGGAAGCATTTTTGGGGTTGCATGAATTCCCAATATCACAGTAAAGCCCCATCCCTACAATAATAGTAAGAAACCGATTTTACTAAATAGTTTGACAAACAGTGTGTTAATACAGCTTCATGTGCAAGAATAGGAAGTACCTCATGTGTGGAAAGAAAGGCTTCCCGGAGAACATCAGAGTTTCCTACACACTCAAAGCTATAGTCCACACCTCCCTCTGTTATTTCCCTGATTCTCTGCAGTccgaaacaaaaagaagataacTATAAATATAGCTAGAGATCGATCTCAACTGCTCAAAGTCGACtcttatccaaaaaaaaaactgctgAAAGTCGACCAAGTAATTTGGAAGTAGATTAGTATTCATTATTGTGAGCTTGTAACACAACTGACCTCATGCAAAGGCTTTCCTGGGTCGCGTGGGTTTATGAAATCTGTGATTCCATTGCTTGGCCTATGTCCACATTACAAAATGGCGTACAAATTATGCATGTAAAGAACACCAACTTAATAAGCATATCTATGTAAGATAAACcagaatcaaagaaagaaaaatatgtgaatAGAGTTCCTATTGAGGCTACCCATGTTCTTGTATTTGACATTGTAAATTCTAGATGCCCTAGATGCtccattatctaattttcagtatttttcatcaaaaaaagaaaaaaatataccAATACCTTTGATAAATTTATTAGGGTTCATTTCAACGCCAATTATTTTAGATGCTCCTCTGGCTCTGGCTCCTGCAGCGACCTGACCCAAAATGATGCATTTCGTTAACATGATAGGACAATAATGGAAAAAAACCGGTACCCCAGGTGATCAAGACTAGCCAGctaaattaataattgatcAGTTGGAAATAATTTACGGAATAATATATGTAATTTAGACTATATATTATTCTCTTCTTGTCAGGTCTGCACCAAGTAATTGAGTGAGAACATCTTTTTCTTAATCCTGCTTTCATGAATTACTAGCCTCTTACCCATGCATCTACACGGGattaaaaaatagaagaaagtgTACTTGAACTGCTCCACTTTATGTGAGATGAATCTGTTAATCCTATTATTTTGTAGATAACTGCTCCCCAAAAAGTGGGATAAAACTACCacatacttttttttcttcttattttagtGGTGTTTTACAGTTAAACCCATAGtaactattatttttattgtttgagaattttttgCTACTTTGGTTTTTTGGCCAATTGAAAAAAAGGCTTCACCAAAGACACCAAAGCCATGTCTGGCTTTCTAATAGTAAAGATATATTCGAAATTACGAAAACATACGTACCGTAAATGAGCATCTTCACTTTGATTAAATTAAACTTCAAGTCAACAACGTTTAGTCATTAATTTGTtagcacatatatatatatagtttttctcagctgcggacgtccgcaccaatggtttggtgcggattttcatttttgtaccactttttgatcgaatttcctcatctccaccatctagtatctagataatattgtgtagatcatctctgtaaaatttcagccaatttggtaatcgttaagaccctcaaactcgaaaaacaaatggtcGGATTGAATTCTGtttggttcatgtttatactagaaaaacacaatctcGGACGTTCGCAGCTGAGAatgcctgtatatatatatatatacaggccttctcggctgcggacgtctgcaccgaAGGTTTTGGTGCGGNNNNNNNNNNNNNNNNNNNNNNNNNNNNNNNNNNNNNNNNNNNNNNNNNNNNNNNNNNNNNNNNNNNNNNNNNNNNNNNNNNNNNNNNNNNNNNNNNNNNNNNNNNNNNNNNNNNNNNNNNNNNNNNNNNNNNNNNNNNNNNNNNNNNNNNNNNNNNNNNNNNNNNNNNNNNNNNNNNNNNNNNNNNNNNNNNNNNNNNNNNNNNNNNNNNNNNNNNNNNNNNNNNNNNNNNNNNNNNNNNNNNNNNNNNNNNNNNNNNNNNNNNNNNNNNNNNNNNNNNNNNNNNNNNNNNNNNNNNNNNNNNNNNNNNNNNNNNNNNNNNNNNNNNNNNNNNNNNNNNNNNNNNNNNNNNNNNNNNNNNNNNNNNNNNNNNNNNNNNNNNNNNNATCACCAAATTggtctgaaattttgcagagatgatctacacaatattatctagatactagacggtggagatgagggaattcgatcgaaaagtgatgcaaaaatggaaatccgcaccaaaaaattgatgcggacgtccgcagctgagaaaatccgtatatatatatatcactattTCAGCTTACCTCAATcgatatgcatgcatgcaattTCACCGGTTACAAATatagatttgttatttttatttttggtgaaaCGAGTCCGAGATTTTTATCCGTCCTCAAGGTCCTCATTATATCCCTTAGGCTAACGCAATAAAATGCTAAAATATATACATCTGTGAGTATAATCAGAACATGCATGAAATTAAATAGCAGGTGCAACTCGCAACAAATGGACCAACAACAAGAGAAACCAAAGCTTCGAAGAGCCAAaacagaaatcaaaagaaacgAACTCACGGCAAGTCCAATGGCACCTAAACCAAAAATGGCGACTGTTGAGCCAGGTTGAACATCAGCAATATTCCATGCAGCACCAACTCCTACACatgaaccaaaattttcataaagaTAAGTGAGAATGTGTATACAAAACTAGGATCGCTATCAAGTGTCGTCGGAGAATTCCTTTTATATATGCACGAGCAAACATGCACATAAGCAAGCAAAACTTCTTTGATGCAGACGTACCAGTTGAAGCACCGCAACTGAGCAACGTCATCTGCTTAAGGGGAGCTTCCGAGTCAATCTTGACAACACAGGCGGACTCAAGAACTGTGTACTCACTGAAGGTTGACGTGTTGAGAAAATGATATATGGGTTTCTTGTCACCCTCTTCCGTTATTACTGAGAATCTTGTTCTGCCGTCGTTGTTCATCACCGTCTTCATCGGGTTTACTCCAAAGCTGCTGCAGATGTTAGTCTTGCCATGCCTGCAGCTCTTGCAATCACCACACTCCCCGTTGAAGATAGGGATGACATGATCCCCTTCTTTCATGTCTGTCACTCCTTCACCGACGCTCTCAACGATTCTGCTCCATCAAAATATTAAATCAATTCAGGCATGAAATTCCGACTTGGGATAAACTCTTGGTATATTTTATTGGAGCTGGGAGTACTGTACTATATATTAGGCCACTAGCTAGTATTAAGATTGTGTTTATGTAAATCTTCTATGACTTACCCGGCTGCTTCATGACCTAGAATTCGAGGAAACGCACGTTGAGCTTCattcttcaacaacaaaataagaaaactaattAGGTAATACAGAAATTAAAGTTATATTTCTCACACAATTCGGGTTACGCTATGTGGATCACTTAGGTTATTCATACGTAATGTATGTGCATTCCTTACATTCACAACATAGGAGTCCTAATTAAGCTACGTACCCGACTAAAGGTatggtaaaagaaaattatatatgaattggAAGGTACTGTAAAATTTGATTCATGAGcgatcatgcatatataatatacctCTCCTTTCCAAAAACTGAGATCAGTGTGGCAGATTGAGGTGAATAGGATCTTGACTCGGACTTCCAGTTTCTGGGGCGGGTCAACTTGAACTTGTTCCATCACAAAAGGCTCCCCAGGACCCCAAACAACAGAGGCTTCATCACGATCGACCACCATTTGTATCAGCAGCCATGTAAGATTAAGACATTAAGTGTTCGATATATAAAATAGCTTTCAGAAACTAGCTTTTACCTTTGCAAGTGATGACCTTTCCGGTTGTCTTCTCCATCTGTCTGTAGGTGTGCCGTTGATCTTAATAAACTTGCTTTATATGTTTAGCAAATGTGTATAAGTTAAAGGCTTTGTACGgtagagatttgattttgtgattaaaaagttcgtcaaataatctatccctagaaatgaaNNNNNNNNNNNNNNNNNNNNNNNNNNNNNNNNNNNNNNNNNNNNNNNNNNNNNNNNNNNNNNNNNNNNNNNNNNNNNNNNNNNNNNNNNNNNNNNNNNNNNNNNNNNNNNNNNNNNNNNNNNNNNNNNNNNNNNNNNNNNNNNNNNNNNNNNNNNNNNNNNNNNNNNNNNNNNNNNNNNNNNNNNNNNNNNNNNNNNNNNNNNNNNNNNNNNNNNNNNNNNNNNNNNNNNNNNNNNNNNNNNNNNNNNNNNNNNNNNNNNNNNNNNNNNNNNNNNNNNNNNNNNNNNNNNNNNNNNNNNNNNNNNNNNNNNNNNNNNNNNNNNNNNNNNNNNNNNNNNNNNNNNNNNNNNNNNNNNNNNNNNNNNNNNNNNNNNNNNNNNNNNNNNNNNNNNNNNNNNNNNNNNNNNNNNNNNNNNNNNNNNNNNNNNNNNNNNNNNNNNNNNNNNNNNNNNNNNNNNNNNNNNNNNNNNNNNNNNNNNNNNNNNNNNNNNNNNNNNNNNNNNNNNNNNNNNNNNNNNNNNNNNNNNNNNNNNNNNNNNNNNNNNNNNNNNNNNNNNNNNNNNNNNNNNNNNNNNNNNNNNNNNNNNNNNNNNNNNNNNNNNNNNNNNNNNNNNNNNNNNNNNNNNNNNNNNNNNNNNNNNNNNNNNNNNNNNNNNNNNNNNNNNNNNNNNNNNNNNNNNNNNNNNNNNNNNNNNNNNNNNNNNNNNNNNNNNNNNNNNNNNNNNNNNNNNNNNNNNNNNNNNNNNNNNNNNNNNNNNNNNNNNNNNNNNNNNNNNNNNNNNNNNNNNNNNNNNNNNNNNNNNNNNNNNNNNNNNNNNNNNNNNNNNNNNNNNNNNNNNNNNNNNNNNNNNNNNNNNNNNNNNNNNNNNNNNNNNNNNNNNNNNNNNNNNNNNNNNNNNNNNNNNNNNNNNNNNNNNNNNNNNNNNNNNNNNNNNNNNNNNNNNNNNNNNNNNNNNNNNNNNNNNNNNNNNNNNNNNNNNNNNNNNNNNNNNNNNNNNNNNNNNNNNNNNNNNNNNNNNNNNNNNNNNNNNNNNNNNNNNNNNNNNNNNNNNNNNNNNNNNNNNNaatttatttcttctccaatGACATCTTTTAACCTTATACTCTGAAGTTCTTCTTCAggattttctttgatattttcttttagcatAAAgataaattcttcttcttccgagCTATCACTTTCTGTTTCTAGCtcatataaaatttcttcattatCGGAGATTTCTTCACCGAACAATATTTCGAGGTTATTCTCTTCTAACATTTTAACcatcttttttgtattttttccttttttaggACATTCTGGAGCATAGTGCCCTTCTTCATTACAAATATAACATCtgtattttttatgttttttagttttaccaGACTGATTTTTCTCagactgttttttctttctaatatattttttcttttttgacaaatatatatatattagatagtaaatattagatatatatatacacacaccaTAAGAAGAGGGGGGTGGGGTTTAAAGGGAAAATAAATAGAATAAAACTCAGTATTTTGGGTGGAATGAAGAAGGCATGGTGTGCAAAGGAGAGACGTTATGTATGTCACTCTGAATCAGCTCTATAGATAGCTAGGAATATTATCTCTGTCNNNNNNNNNNNNNNNNNNNNTTAAAACTGGAAAGCGCTGGACTACGTCATAGTCCCGTACGCCACAAGTGGGCTGAACTACGTGTCGACTATTCATTGGCGGAGGGGAAATCCACAGATGGGATTTCTCAGATGACGATCCTTCCGTCGCCGTTTGGTTTAGAGAGAAGGGCTTTTATGGAATCGCCGGTGAGGGGAGAAGCGGGGGGTAAGGTAAATATGACGTTGGCAGGAGATATGCCACGTCTCCGCCACCTACAGGGCGAATTAGCGGCAAGCACAGAGCACCCACGTCTCCGCCGTCGAGAGGGTGAATCAGCGGCAAAGCGTCCTGCACAATTAGGCGGAGATGATCAAAACGTTTCAAATCGATTTCACTGAAGAACGGGTTTGAAGGTGGAGTACATCGTGTGGATTTGAACGGGTTTGTGCACGTTTTCGGATACGAATGCGGCGTTTTTGCTTAGGAGTTGAAATCGATGAATTTATGAATGGATCGAGGCTAGAAACCGCATGCAAACCAGATTCTGCGCATTCCCTACTGAGGTAAGAGTTTAAATTCATGACCTGCAGCATTGTGTCTCCTGCTTtcctttcatgtttttgagattttcttAACAGCCGTATTCGAATTCATTAGTGAGGAACACATGTTTGCTGAGCCCCTGCTTGCTTAGTTTACTTTCTAATTTAGGCTTTGCTCTCTGTTTGATTTCAAGCATTGACTTAGTGTACAAGCCAAGCACTTGGTTGACACTTCGTTTCAATGGGGATCAGTCAGTTTTCTGGTACCCTTTGGTTTATGTATATTCCGGTAAGTGCATGAGAGGAACTCTTATGTCAAATTGTGGAGTGGTCCTCTATTTAATGACTGTTTGAGTTTGATCATAGTTTGATAATAGAGATTTGAAGGAAACGATGTTTCATTGTGCTGTATTAGAAACTAGGGGCCGTAGAGGACCATTTTGCTCAACTACTGAACAATAACACGACTGCTCCTATTGAACAAGGAATTATtttaaccaaaagaagaagaaaaaatacaaTGACTACTCCTCATACTTATTCTCTACTGCAGCCACCATAATTCAAGTAGTTTTAAGCCCTTTATTCATccatcaaaattttggtaatttgaTTCTTATTGCAGTGTCcgaatatatattcaaaactAGCTCTTAACTTCATAAGTATCACTAGTATTTTTCGTTTTTCCAACTAATAGAAAAGGTCGAAGTGAAAGTTGACTCTGCTAACAGAGTTGTGCGGTGTCATTTAGTTTAGCATAGGCATATGTGGTTTAAGTAAACTGCAATTGGAATATGAAGAGCTGTGTAACGTGTGATGTGCACTGGAATCTATTTAGTACTGGTAGTTTAGTGAATGTGTAAAATTAATTTGTCGTTACATGAATGATaatccctccctccctccctcagTGTTGCAATGTGTCCTATGCCATAATAGAATTGCATATTACAAGAATGGTAATATGCATTCTGCTTTGTTCTGTCTTCTGGTTCGACATATGCTTATTCTGCCTTGATCCTTCAATTATCAACTgcgcatatatataattgtccCGCAGGATGGAATCGAAAGCAGTCATATATGCATCCAAGGATTCAATTGCAGTGATGTCATTTTTAATCTATCGTCAGGTTGTGTCTTAAGGCGAAGGCATCTTGGCTTGAAGGTTAGTATTATCTCTAGATTTTTTAACCTTGTTGGAGTGTGTTAATTCTGTTCTGAAGGGgttgaattatatatgttcaaaTTACCTTTTCAGCTTAAGATTTAGGAGGATGTTTGCATTAGTCTTTGATTGTTGTGTTGGTTGAGCTTTGTTTATgccccattctctctctctctctcNNNNNNNNNNNNNNNNNNNNNNNNNNNNNNNNNNNNNNNNNNNNNNNNNNNNNNNNNNNNNNNNNNNNNNNNNNNNNNNNNNNNNNNNNNNNNNNNNNNNNNNNNNNNNNNNNNNNNNNNNNNNNNNNNNNNNNNNNNNNNNNNNNNNNNNNNNNNNNNNNNNNNNNNNNNNNNNNNNNNNNNNNNNNNNNNNNNNNNNNNNNNNNNNNNNNNNNNNNNNNNNNNNNNNNNNNNNNNNNNNNNNNNNNNNNNNNNNNNNNNNNNNNNNNNNNNNNNNNNNNNNNNNNNNNNNNNNNNNNNNNNNNNNNNNNNNNNNNNNNNNNNNNNNNNNNNNNNNNNNNNNNNNNNNNNNNNNNNNNNNNNNNNNNNNNNNNNNNNNNNNNNNNNNNNNNNNNNNNNNNNNNNNNNNNNNNNNNNNNNNNNNNNNNNNNNNNNNNNNNNNNNNNNNNNNNNNNNNNNNNNNNNNNNNNNNNNNNNNNNNNNNNNNNNNNNNNNNNNNNNNNNNNNNNNNNNNNNNNNNNNNNNNNNNNNNNNNNNNNNNNNNNNNNNNNNNNNNNNNNNNNNNNNNNNNNNNNNNNNNNNNNNNNNNNNNNNNNNNNNNNNNNNNNNNNNNNNNNNNNNNNNNNNNNNNNNNNNNNNNNNNNNNNNNNNNNNNNNNNNNNNNNNNNNNNNNNNNNNNNNNNNNNNNNNNNNNNNNNNNNNNNNNNNNNNNNNNNNNNNNNNNNNNNNNNNNNNNNNNNNNNNNNNNNNNNNNNNNNNNNNNNNNNNNNNNNNNNNNNNNNNNNNNNNNNNNNNNNNNNNNNNNNNNNNNNNNNNNNNNNNNNNNNNNNNNNNNNNNNNNNNNNNNNNNNNNNNNNNNNNNNNNNNNNNNNNNNNNNNNNNNNNNNNNNNNNNNNNNNNNNNNNNNNNNNNNNNNNNNNNNNNNNNNNNNNNNNNNNNNNNNNNNNNNNNNNNNNNNNNNNNNNNNNNNNNNNNNNNNNNNNNNNNNNNNNNNNNNNNNNNNNNNNNNNNNNNNNNNNNNNNNNNNNNNNNNNNNNNNNNNNNNNNNNNNNNNNNNNNNNNNNNNNNNNNNNNNNNNNNNNNNNGGGAATCTTGGTTATATTTTAGATTTGGGAGAGTGTGATTTACGTATTTTTATGGATAGATATGAAGCTGTCCTGGATCCTTGGATGGCATCTTAGTGGAAAATGTTGAATACAATCAATTCCAGTTATTTCCCGAGTGGCCTGACTTTTTGATTCCGTATGAGGAGTTGATGGCTCAACCGAAAGTTCGGATTGTGTATCATGACATTGACAAGGTGGATTCACAACTTTCAACTGGTTCATGTAGTTTATCTGTTAAGTTCCATTCTTTGTATAACTACTGTGGTTACTTTGTAGAACATAGGAAAGATGAATAATTATAAGCATGTTTCTAGACTACCAAGTCTTTTACTTCCATTGATAGGTCGATGTCAACAAAAGTTCCATTTTTCCAGTTGACCTTTCTAACCAAAATTAGTCCTCTTTTGGACGTGGAGTTGATGTCTTAAGTGGATATGTCATTAATTGGTATTATTCTATACTACTCAAAATGCCCGTAAATTCTGtgtaatgaaattatgaatcaaaaagaaatataactTCACTTATAACAGAAATTTCGACTAAAGTAATAAGGATGTGGAATCCAACTAGCAACAAAGTACATGCAGCCAAGCTATCTTAGGGTTGAAATTCGTATCAATAGAAAGAAAGGATTCAAGGAACTAGTTGCAATGAACAATTTAATGGAAAACTAACAGCTCAATGATCAACcgagaaaaagaggaagagaacgaAAAGACTGAAATGTGCTTAAAAGGCATCAATTCatcataaacaaacaattaaaaataattccatTTCTGTATGCATTTTATCTCGTTAGCAACGGAATTATATAAGAAATGTCTGCAAAATGTTTTGGTCGGCATGCTGTTCTAATAGCAACGGCAATATCAGCATCTTCTTTATGACCAGATTGTTTGCCAATATCTGCTGCATCAGCGGCAGCACACTGCCAAAAACAAGGTTATGAAGCAGCTTAAAACTCAAAGTTCAATTatacattgaaaaaaaaaaatctcaggtgcctcaaacaaacaaaacacaaaaaatctCAGCGcctcaaacaaacaaaatacaaagcaGCCTCTCAACCATGTTGCACTGAAACTGTTAAGGATTGTAAACTCAGCGTACCTGCTTCCCTTCCACTGCCAATTTGCCCTTCCTCTTTGGCTCCTCGGATTGAAATTGCCTGTGTACCGCAGTAAcgtaaaaattaaatataatcGACATTTACAACAATCTGGTTTGATATCGACATAGGCAAGGTGATATAACCAAATTAAGGTTCTCACTTACGTGTCTATAACGTGATGCACGTTGTTCTTGCCTCTACGACGTCTGCGAGTGGGCTCCCTTCCGTCTGCCATGGACCTGTTTCAGGCAAATGTCTGGTAAGCTGCTCTTTTGGTTATGTCTAACAAATCGTGATATttagaaagagaaggaacCTGAATCAGATTGTACTGGGTTTCCGGCGATGACTAGCGTTTGTTAGATTGAATAGATTCGACTCAGATCTCCCCGCAATAACTCCAATAAGCTTCGTCGCTAATCAACTATTGGAAGGCGGACAGATATCAGCTCACAATATAGCTCAATTAACTCCTGAGCAGCCATCATATTCTCTTCTCTAATAATACGCTCTACCTGAATTCATATACCAAAAAAGTCGGTACTAAATAATCATTACTAATTCTGGCTACAACGATTAAGGAAAAGGAGAAATTACCCGAATCCGAGCAGTAGCTTCTTGGCCAGTCTCAAGAAGCTTGGCAATGTCACGGCGCATCTGTTTGATCTGACTTTCTCTCCTGTTCCTCAGCAGCCTTATCCGCGGAATAGTTTTGCTACGACACACAGAGAATGAAACTTACATAAAATCACTGTAAAACCAAACCTCCACATAAATCAACACGACTATTTTCTACTTGCTCAACGTCCCAACAGCCATAGAAAAATCAACCCAAGCCTTGGATGATCAATAATTCACAAACCCAGAAGGTGGAAATACAAgacaaatcaaaaatcaagaaaaaaaaaaaggatagaAGGGAGAGATCATGATACCATTTGGTGGCTTTGAAGCCCTTGTCGAAGAAGGAATCGAGCATCGACATTTCGAATCGCTAAGAATGAAAGATTAagggagaaaagaaagagtgaGATTGAATGGGTTGTTTGAAGATTGTGATGTGGAATGATGAGATTGAATTATGTGACAACCTGCTATGTATAAATGATTCGACTCTTCTCTCTTGGCAACGACCAACGTATGCAACCTCTATGTGTTGTTTGAGTCTAGATGCACAACTTCGAATCGATCGAAATAGACGAAGCCTTGAGACGCGGGTGGGCGATCGATCGCGCGCAAATTCTCTCGTCTATCCCTCAGTAAAGCAGTGAAATCATGTAGTTACCGTGACAAACCGAAATTACGTAACTACCCTTCCGTTAAGGGATCCGTCTGGTGTACGGTACATCGCGTGTAGTCCAGCTTTTGCCTTTAAAACTAAGCATTTAGTTAATGGAATAGTAATGTGGAACTGTGGGAACTATATATGGACTTGGTAGATAGGGGTTACTGACTTTCTAGATATGgacatttggtttttttgtttcttcttattttttatttttgagaaatAGACGGCATTTggttgttaattaatttgtttgttccAATCTAATTGCTGAGACCAATTGATCTTTGCAAAGAAGTTATATTAATTCAACAACTTGAAATTATTGTAATATTTGAATGTTTTATTTAACTATAAAAAAGTCATCAAATTACTTGTATAATACGTGAGAGGACGTGAATTACACACACAAATGTACAAATCTACTACTATAAAGCGAATAATTTTTAAATCACCAAATTATGTTATGACAATATTACTCCTATTAAGTTGATTTAGATTATTAAGAACAAGTGTCAGTATGGTAAATagcaaactaaaacaaataaaataaagatatAATTGGGAAGAGAAAAACATGGATAGTAGATATAAAGAGGGATTACAAGATTGATAACTGCACTTACAAAAACAGATAAATAAACTTGGAAAGGGATACAagtttgtataaaaaatatatataaactgatCAATGAAAACATCTTAATTTTAGAGGTGATTATGTGACACCTTTGTACAGGTACGGGCAGAAGGCTAGTAATTATAAACAGCAGTCTTCATGGAAGTGGCAAGTAATGGAATTTCCATCAACTTATCAAGTGCCAATCTTTCACACAATGAACcctaaactaattaatttatggtTCTAGattataaactaattaatccACCATGTTGTGTACGAGAAGTGGAGAACTTATCGATCTCTCAAACTTAGCTCAGCAAACAAGTTTTTTGATGAATGCACCAAGCCCACCAAAGTTTGCTGTGGTAATGTTTGGGTCCGGGCTGCGTCGTACTTATTGGGCCAGTCAGACCAATTCGCTTCGGCCCAAATCAAGTTGCACCAACAATGCAGAAGAAGCTGGTCCAGAACAAGTATCAGGCTAGttttcaagaaaagaaaaaaagaagtatcAGGCTCATCCGAGGGTGAAGATTGAAAATGAGAGGGCAGACAGGGTACTCTTGCGCAGTGTGAAGAACGTCAGCAAGGTTTTGGAGTACAAGCAGAAGCGGCGGCCTCGGGTTGTGGAGGATGCATGTAATCGATCTCCAGGCTTTAGATTTTTCTTATCCAATCGACATGGGTGGTGAAAGTTCATGTATGAAGATAGGTGATCGTAACAAAGCAGCGCGCAGCTTCAAGAATTATTATCCAAGAAGGTATCTGTGGAGGGAGTGCTAAAATTTCAGATCAGCGAAACAGGGAAGAGTAATGGTTATGGAGCATATAATTCTGCAGCAACAAGGTGGATGTCGGTGCTTGAAACAATCCCTGAAAGAAGTGAGTGggatcatatatacataataaaTGAACTATTTTATGctaagaaaattaatttgatgCTTCACTTTAGGCATGCACTTTGCTGAATAAATAGCTAGAGAGACAAAATAATGATTCACCTCATCTTTTTCACTACTATGTTCTATGATTGAGAGAACCATAATGCTTTTTCTTAGATGAACTCTTattcctataaaaaaaaaaaaaaaaaataaatgagtttcTCTAATCTGAATTTATAATGTTAAGTAATTCCtatctttttatatataacataataTGACACGTAACGagtaaaatatatagtaaTACTCGAAAAAAGATTATAATCATGATTGAAAATCTCTCGTTAGATTTTATAATGCCTCACCTTGTTGCCTAAATGCTTCATTTGCGTTTCATGTGTAAGTGCTGCCAATTTTCTCTCCCCCAATTTCCGTGGTTTCCCAGTCGTCTATGCCCTTTTCTGTCTCGTGGAAGGCCAAAAAGAATATGGCTATGACCCTTACCTTGGAAGGCCATCTCTTTCTACATGCATACGACTggtcaaaatctcaaaatcttAGCCACTTTCGCTTTAAACAATGAGTGAATGATGATAGTGAGTCTCCAAGTCATCACATGTTGGGTACTTCTAGCTATCTCTTTACCAATGGAGCTCCCCTCTGCAATATTGGCGCGTAACATGTTGGGTCCTCATTCTCGTCTCTTTAACCTAGACCAGTCttagatctttttcttttgttccaGAAAATGGTAGCCGTGTCAGGGTGAGCTACAATTTAGGGTTAAGAGCAATTTAGGTATAACCACTTATTAAGGGATGTTTTTCACAGGTTATGGTTCAAACTTATAACCTCTTGTTACTAATAGAACATTTGCAGCGTCTGTCTCACTTACAACCTAATATTATACTTCTTCCACCAGACTAACCCTATCGTGTCAAACCGGTCTAAGGTTTTCATAAAGAGAAAGCAAGACAAAGATGTTTAATGGGTTTCATTGACCGGAAATCAAAAatgcttcgtcggctataTGGACCCAAAAGTACCGACTAATCCATCAATTTCAGACATGGACCGTTCCACCATCCTTGTAGAGTTGTAGTTATA from Fragaria vesca subsp. vesca unplaced genomic scaffold, FraVesHawaii_1.0 scf0512956, whole genome shotgun sequence includes:
- the LOC101301159 gene encoding alcohol dehydrogenase-like 3-like; its protein translation is MEKTTGKVITCKASVVWGPGEPFVMEQVQVDPPQKLEVRVKILFTSICHTDLSFWKGENEAQRAFPRILGHEAAGIVESVGEGVTDMKEGDHVIPIFNGECGDCKSCRHGKTNICSSFGVNPMKTVMNNDGRTRFSVITEEGDKKPIYHFLNTSTFSEYTVLESACVVKIDSEAPLKQMTLLSCGASTGVGAAWNIADVQPGSTVAIFGLGAIGLAVAAGARARGASKIIGVEMNPNKFIKGPSNGITDFINPRDPGKPLHERIREITEGGVDYSFECVGNSDVLREAFLSTHEGWGFTVILGIHATPKMLPLHPMELFDGRGIIGSVFGGLKGKSQLPHFAKECMRGVVNLDEFITHELPFEKINDAFQLLVQGQSLRCILH